The Thalassophryne amazonica chromosome 6, fThaAma1.1, whole genome shotgun sequence genome includes a region encoding these proteins:
- the LOC117511530 gene encoding WD repeat-containing protein WRAP73-like, which yields MAAGCRNQTGGRHFAHWLRITVWSLCTKAVSYIKYPKACQKGIDFSRDGCYMALAERRDCKDYVSVFVCDDWHLLRHFETETQDLTGLEWSPNGCVLAVWDSCLEYKVLLYSLDGRLLSTFSAYEWSLGVKSVTWSPSSQFLAIGSYDEKVRILNHITWKKIAQFDHPTTINNTKAVLYKEVERRAPVGRDELSLHDITAGGAFISSQSKYEICAPPVQIPVVKPDPDRANPKIGVSCLAFSADSRYLATKNDSMASVLWVWEMQKSSLEAVLEHTAAVRCFQWDPRRPRLALCTGNSKLYLWSPTGCVCVPVPTENGFQVQSLIWHCGGDSLILLGKDHLCVCFMDTQDKSN from the exons ATGGCAGCTGGATGTCGCAACCAAACGGGGGGTCGACACTTCGCCCACTGG CTGAGAATCACCGTCTGGTCCCTGTGCACCAAAGCCGTGTCTTACATCAAATATCCTAAAGCATGTCAGAAGG GTATAGATTTCAGCAGAGATGGCTGCTATATGGCCTTAGCTGAACGCCGTGACTGTAAAGACTACGTTAGCGTGTTTGTGTGTGACGACTGGCACTTGCTCAGG CATTTTGAGACAGAGACACAGGACCTGACGGGCTTAGAGTGGTCTCCGAATGGCTGCGTGTTGGCAGTGTGGGACAGCTGCCTGGAG TACAAGGTGTTGCTGTATTCTTTGGATGGCCGCTTGCTGTCGACCTTCAGTGCCTACGAGTGGTCGCTTGGTGTCAAATCTGTCACCTGGAGCCCCAGTAGCCAGTTCCTGGCTATCGGCAGCTACGATGAAAAA GTCCGTATCCTCAATCACATCACATGGAAGAAAATTGCCCAGTTTGATCATCCGACAACAATCAACAACACAAAAGCT GTCCTGTATAAGGAAGTGGAGAGACGAGCACCCGTGGGCAGGGACGAGCTGTCTTTACATGACATCACAGCAGGCGGCGCCTTCATCAGCTCCCAGAGCAAAT ATGAGATCTGTGCACCACCAGTCCAGATACCTGTGGTCAAACCAGATCCAGACCGAGCCAACCCCAAGATTGGCGTCTCTTGTCTGGCCTTCAGCGCAGACAGTCGCTACCTCGCCACCAAAAACG ACAGCATGGCCTCTGTTCTGTGGGTGTGGGAAATGCAGAAGAGCAGCCTGGAGGCTGTGCTGGAGCACACCGCAGCCGTCCGGTGCTTTCAGTGGGACCCTCGCCGGCCCCGACTCGCACTGTGCACTGGCAACTCCAAGCTGTACCTCTGGTCGCCAACTGGCTGCGTTTGTGTTCCAGTCCCCACTGAAA atggttttcaggtCCAGTCCTTGATCTGGCACTGCGGCGGGGACTCTCTGATTCTGCTGGGAAAGGATCATCTGTGTGTCTGCTTCATGGACACACAGGACAAGAGTAACTGa